Proteins encoded in a region of the Vibrio sp. CB1-14 genome:
- a CDS encoding YifB family Mg chelatase-like AAA ATPase — protein sequence MGLSIIYSRASVGVEAPLVTVEVHISNGMPGFTLVGLPETTVKESKDRVRSAIINSRFEFPAKRITVNLAPADLPKEGGRFDLPIALGILAASDQLPHDKLLVHEFVGELALSGELRSVKGVLPAALAANKAQRCLLVPEDNGDQAALVGKDNHKSASSLLDVCSYLMGQQTLSLVTSKPVVQVAKKGRDLQDIIGQQQGKRALEIAAAGNHNLLFLGPPGTGKTMLASRLCDLLPEMSEDEAMETASVASLTQQEINESNWKTRPFRAPHHSSSMAALVGGGSIPRPGEISLAHNGLLFLDEMPEFERKALDSLREPLESGEIIISRAQGKTRFPARFQLVGALNPSPTGYYEGNHSRTNPQLILRYLSRLSGPLLDRFDMSIEIPSLPKGTLAEGGDRGETTQTVKQRVLVARETMLLRSGKVNALLQSREIENYCRLEKADAEFLENALHRLGLSIRAYHRIIKVARTIADLANEPSIQRAHIAEALGYRAMDRLLKQLTAQAV from the coding sequence ATGGGATTATCTATTATTTACAGCCGTGCCAGTGTTGGTGTGGAGGCACCTCTAGTGACAGTGGAAGTGCACATCAGCAATGGCATGCCAGGCTTTACGCTCGTCGGACTTCCCGAGACGACAGTCAAAGAATCTAAGGATAGAGTTCGTAGTGCGATCATCAATTCTCGGTTCGAATTTCCCGCCAAACGAATCACAGTCAATCTCGCCCCCGCCGATCTCCCCAAAGAAGGCGGCCGCTTTGATTTGCCGATAGCGTTGGGAATACTGGCGGCCTCCGATCAACTGCCTCACGATAAACTTCTGGTGCATGAATTTGTTGGAGAGTTGGCATTGTCAGGGGAACTTAGATCAGTGAAAGGCGTATTGCCTGCCGCACTTGCAGCCAATAAAGCGCAGCGCTGCTTGTTAGTACCTGAAGATAATGGCGATCAAGCTGCCTTGGTTGGTAAAGATAACCACAAGTCAGCGTCCTCATTGTTGGATGTGTGCAGTTACTTAATGGGGCAGCAGACTCTTTCATTGGTGACCAGCAAGCCCGTTGTTCAAGTCGCGAAAAAGGGCCGAGACCTGCAAGATATTATTGGACAGCAGCAAGGAAAGAGGGCGCTGGAAATCGCGGCGGCCGGTAATCACAATTTACTTTTTCTCGGTCCGCCTGGCACAGGGAAAACTATGTTGGCCTCTCGACTTTGTGATTTGTTACCTGAGATGAGCGAAGATGAAGCCATGGAAACGGCCTCGGTGGCCTCACTCACTCAACAAGAAATTAATGAGAGCAATTGGAAAACCAGACCCTTTCGCGCGCCCCATCATTCAAGCTCAATGGCTGCACTCGTGGGTGGCGGTTCTATTCCTAGACCGGGAGAAATCTCTCTGGCGCACAACGGATTGCTGTTCTTAGATGAGATGCCGGAATTCGAGCGCAAAGCACTAGACTCACTGCGCGAGCCATTGGAGTCTGGTGAGATCATTATTTCTCGCGCGCAAGGAAAAACCCGCTTTCCAGCTCGTTTTCAATTGGTTGGTGCGTTAAATCCAAGCCCAACAGGTTATTACGAGGGCAATCACTCCAGAACCAACCCGCAGCTTATCCTGCGCTATTTGAGTCGTTTATCTGGGCCGCTACTCGACCGATTTGATATGTCTATAGAGATCCCCTCACTGCCCAAAGGCACCTTAGCTGAAGGCGGAGATCGAGGAGAAACGACGCAAACCGTGAAGCAGCGTGTGTTGGTTGCAAGAGAGACGATGTTATTGCGCAGCGGCAAAGTGAATGCCTTGTTGCAAAGCCGCGAAATAGAGAATTACTGCCGCTTAGAAAAAGCCGATGCTGAGTTTTTAGAAAATGCCTTACATCGACTTGGCTTGTCGATTCGTGCTTATCACCGCATCATTAAAGTCGCACGAACGATTGCCGACCTTGCCAATGAGCCCTCTATACAGCGAGCTCATATTGCAGAAGCGCTTGGTTATCGCGCCATGGATCGGCTACTCAAGCAGCTCACCGCGCAAGCGGTGTAG
- a CDS encoding DUF2860 family protein: MTTFKPLVSTALLTVISQSAIAALAPESGFSGEISISNAQIGDKSNFVASSDPKISSAEEAYDEFWMPLGMVKYTYGAKRDKEWFIGTSRNDIAVGTFVLEGGYRQQLEDGSIWSVSYLPTVIGEPIWKNPYVGADQLEETEAKGEAYRLQIENIAGSLFTLDMAYGNREVTGESSATNLNSNLSNQYDRNSDMYYAKGSYTLAMSDAWTLFPSLIYLLDDAKGEAMNNQGAGGELTALYAHKKHSIAATMSYMNHEYRGQNAIFEQSGRIDDKYSAFLAYEYLALESLSLVSLSGYNATDSSIAFYDSADWITSIGVNFTF; this comes from the coding sequence ATGACCACGTTTAAGCCCCTCGTTTCCACAGCCCTGTTGACTGTTATTAGCCAATCCGCCATCGCAGCATTGGCGCCAGAATCCGGCTTTAGTGGCGAGATCTCTATCAGTAATGCGCAGATCGGTGACAAATCCAACTTCGTCGCCAGTTCTGATCCGAAAATCAGCAGTGCCGAAGAGGCCTATGATGAATTCTGGATGCCGCTAGGCATGGTCAAATACACCTATGGTGCGAAGCGAGATAAAGAATGGTTTATCGGCACATCGCGCAATGACATAGCGGTCGGCACCTTTGTACTCGAAGGTGGATATCGTCAGCAGCTAGAAGATGGTTCCATTTGGAGTGTCTCCTACCTTCCAACCGTCATTGGAGAGCCTATCTGGAAAAACCCCTACGTCGGTGCTGACCAGCTTGAAGAGACTGAGGCCAAAGGCGAAGCTTACCGTCTACAGATCGAGAATATTGCTGGCTCATTGTTCACGCTCGATATGGCGTACGGCAACCGCGAGGTGACTGGTGAAAGCTCTGCGACCAACCTCAACAGTAACCTGTCTAACCAGTACGACAGAAACAGCGATATGTATTACGCCAAAGGTTCCTACACCCTTGCGATGAGTGATGCTTGGACATTGTTTCCTTCACTCATTTACTTGCTTGATGACGCCAAAGGTGAAGCGATGAATAACCAAGGTGCCGGCGGTGAGCTAACCGCTCTGTATGCTCATAAAAAACATAGTATTGCGGCAACCATGAGCTACATGAATCATGAGTATCGTGGCCAAAACGCCATCTTCGAACAGTCAGGCCGTATTGATGACAAGTACAGTGCATTCCTCGCCTATGAGTACCTTGCACTGGAATCTTTGTCGCTTGTCTCACTTTCAGGCTACAACGCGACAGACTCCTCTATCGCATTCTACGACTCCGCTGACTGGATAACTTCTATCGGCGTGAACTTCACCTTCTAA
- a CDS encoding DUF2860 family protein, giving the protein MKRAWSVLAVSLSVVSYSAVAKLGESNGFSGEIALNAAYASKTSNLSNTDDEFRTYTGEAQENSSALVLPLGNVQYTWGSRSNHQVFLGTSRADVAVGTLALETGYRYQFQDGTKWSLAILPTILEGEVWRDPYLENQARSTTNEKGTAYRMQIDNIAGSLFSLDLAYGKRELDTELSGSGANLTAAQMATLDRNADVFYGKFKMMLPVNKGVLLFPALIYTQQDANGSAMKSNTYGAEISSFVSAGNHQFAFTVTYLNRKYDGANPVFDNITRKDDEWKAFLAYEYPGIFYADNLSLVAFGGVNNSSSNIAFYDEKDWITSVGLNWEF; this is encoded by the coding sequence ATGAAAAGGGCATGGAGTGTCTTAGCAGTGTCACTGAGTGTTGTCTCTTATAGTGCTGTAGCTAAATTAGGAGAAAGTAATGGCTTTAGTGGTGAAATCGCACTAAACGCCGCTTACGCGAGCAAAACGTCAAACCTTAGCAACACCGACGATGAATTTCGAACCTATACCGGTGAGGCGCAAGAGAACAGCAGCGCCTTAGTTCTGCCACTGGGTAACGTTCAATACACCTGGGGTTCACGTTCCAACCACCAAGTTTTCTTAGGTACCTCTCGAGCCGACGTTGCTGTGGGTACACTGGCGCTTGAAACCGGCTACCGCTATCAGTTTCAAGATGGAACTAAGTGGAGCCTAGCGATTTTGCCAACCATTCTTGAAGGTGAGGTATGGCGTGATCCTTACCTTGAAAATCAAGCTAGAAGCACTACCAACGAGAAAGGCACAGCCTATCGTATGCAGATCGATAATATCGCTGGCTCACTGTTTAGCCTCGACCTTGCTTATGGAAAGCGTGAGTTGGACACTGAACTATCTGGCTCTGGCGCGAACTTAACCGCAGCGCAAATGGCGACACTCGACAGAAACGCCGATGTTTTCTACGGCAAATTCAAAATGATGCTGCCAGTCAACAAAGGGGTTTTACTGTTCCCTGCGCTCATTTACACCCAACAAGATGCTAATGGCAGCGCGATGAAGAGCAACACCTATGGTGCAGAAATTTCATCATTTGTCTCCGCTGGCAATCACCAATTCGCTTTCACCGTGACTTATCTCAACCGTAAATACGATGGCGCCAATCCAGTGTTTGACAACATCACTCGTAAAGATGATGAGTGGAAAGCGTTTTTAGCTTATGAGTATCCGGGCATCTTCTATGCAGACAACCTCTCTTTGGTCGCATTTGGTGGTGTGAACAACAGCAGCTCTAACATCGCCTTCTATGATGAGAAGGATTGGATCACCTCTGTAGGTCTAAATTGGGAGTTCTAA
- a CDS encoding acyltransferase — MLGYLIFVMSSSLVILNTAFCSIPILGFGLIKLVLPFKPIQALCTALANKFMWLWATINHGILRLINPKLEWEIEGIEALRKDGWYLMICNHLSWTDIVVLCSVFKDRIPMPKFFLKQQLLYVPFVGMACWALNMPFMKRYSREYLIKHPEKRGQDLETTRRSCAKFKDMPTTVVNYVEGTRFTTEKQKRSKAGYQHLLQPKSGGIAYTLAAMGEQFDSIVDVTLAYPENRVEPFKAALMGNMTKIVVKVRTLPIDENVSGDYFNDKPYKRCFQQWLGDVWQQKDDVLKEIHRK, encoded by the coding sequence ATGCTTGGATACCTAATTTTTGTAATGAGTTCGTCGCTCGTCATCCTCAATACCGCATTTTGTTCGATCCCCATTCTAGGTTTTGGGCTGATCAAGCTGGTGCTGCCGTTTAAGCCTATTCAGGCATTGTGTACCGCGCTTGCGAATAAATTTATGTGGCTATGGGCAACGATTAATCATGGGATACTTCGATTGATAAACCCTAAGCTTGAATGGGAAATAGAAGGCATTGAAGCGCTGCGAAAAGATGGCTGGTATTTAATGATCTGCAATCACCTGAGTTGGACGGATATCGTCGTGCTGTGTAGCGTCTTTAAAGATCGCATTCCTATGCCTAAGTTCTTTCTTAAGCAGCAACTTTTGTATGTTCCTTTTGTCGGTATGGCGTGCTGGGCGCTCAACATGCCATTTATGAAGCGCTACTCCCGTGAATATTTAATAAAGCATCCAGAAAAACGTGGCCAAGACTTAGAAACCACACGTCGCTCTTGTGCCAAATTTAAAGATATGCCAACAACGGTGGTGAACTACGTAGAAGGCACGCGCTTTACCACAGAGAAGCAAAAGCGAAGCAAGGCGGGTTATCAGCACTTGCTACAACCTAAGTCAGGCGGTATCGCGTATACGTTGGCCGCGATGGGTGAGCAGTTTGATAGCATTGTCGATGTCACCTTGGCCTACCCAGAAAATAGAGTAGAGCCTTTTAAAGCGGCGTTAATGGGTAACATGACCAAGATAGTGGTAAAAGTGCGTACGTTGCCCATTGATGAAAACGTATCGGGAGATTATTTCAACGACAAGCCTTATAAGCGTTGTTTCCAGCAATGGCTTGGGGATGTCTGGCAGCAAAAAGATGATGTGTTAAAAGAGATTCACCGCAAATAA
- a CDS encoding thiol:disulfide interchange protein DsbA/DsbL: MKKIIALFATLLVSLSVSAAQFEEGKHYKVLELEKSSKPIVTEFFSFYCPHCNSFEPIIAQLKKKIPADAKFQKNHVSFMGGSMGLSMSKAYATMIALKVEDKMTPVMFNRIHNLQKPPKNDEELRQIFLDEGVDAKKFDSAFNGFAVDSMVRRFDKQFKDSGLTGVPAVIVNNKYLVEAGGITSLDEYFELVNFLLKK, translated from the coding sequence ATGAAAAAAATCATCGCACTTTTTGCGACGCTACTCGTCAGCCTCAGCGTCAGTGCCGCTCAGTTTGAAGAAGGTAAACACTACAAAGTGTTGGAATTGGAAAAGTCCTCGAAGCCAATCGTGACTGAGTTCTTCTCATTCTACTGCCCTCACTGTAACAGCTTTGAACCTATCATTGCCCAGCTGAAAAAGAAGATCCCTGCTGATGCTAAGTTCCAGAAGAACCATGTTTCGTTTATGGGTGGCTCAATGGGTCTTTCGATGAGTAAAGCCTACGCGACGATGATTGCATTGAAGGTTGAAGACAAGATGACGCCTGTGATGTTTAACCGCATTCACAACCTACAGAAGCCACCTAAGAATGATGAAGAACTGCGCCAAATCTTCCTTGATGAGGGCGTGGATGCTAAGAAGTTCGATTCTGCTTTCAACGGCTTTGCTGTTGATTCCATGGTTCGTCGGTTTGATAAGCAATTTAAAGATAGCGGCCTAACGGGTGTTCCTGCGGTTATCGTTAACAACAAGTACCTAGTTGAAGCGGGTGGCATTACCTCTCTCGATGAGTACTTTGAGTTGGTTAACTTCCTACTGAAAAAGTAA
- a CDS encoding serine/threonine protein kinase, translating into MTDTAFNFDALTPDFMWYALESIGVRAESGLLPLNSYENRVYQFTDEERKRYVVKFYRPQRWSQAQIQEEHDYAHELLEHEVPVSAPLIINGQSIHEYQGYLFTLFASEGGRQFEVDNLEQIEWVGRFLGRIHKVGASKPFEHRPTIGLEEYLYQPRKLLQNSSFIPSHLENAFFSDLDMLIGQIETHWQPAETIRLHGDCHPGNILWRDGPLFVDLDDSRNGPAIQDLWMLLNGDRQDKLMQLDVLLEGYQEFSELPSSQLKLIEPLRGLRMVHYMAWLAKRWHDPAFPLAFPWFNDAKYWEGQVLGFKEQIAALNEKPLSLQPQW; encoded by the coding sequence GTGGTACGCCCTTGAAAGCATTGGTGTCAGAGCCGAATCCGGCTTACTTCCTCTCAACAGCTATGAAAACCGTGTGTATCAGTTCACCGATGAAGAGCGTAAACGCTACGTGGTTAAGTTCTATCGCCCTCAGCGTTGGAGCCAAGCTCAAATCCAAGAAGAACATGATTATGCTCATGAGCTGCTGGAGCACGAAGTCCCTGTCTCTGCGCCATTAATAATCAACGGCCAGAGCATTCATGAATATCAAGGCTATCTGTTTACCCTGTTTGCTAGCGAAGGCGGCAGGCAGTTTGAGGTGGATAACCTTGAGCAAATTGAGTGGGTAGGACGCTTCCTAGGTCGCATCCATAAAGTCGGCGCCAGCAAGCCTTTTGAGCATCGCCCAACGATAGGACTGGAAGAATACCTGTATCAGCCTCGTAAGTTACTGCAAAACTCTAGCTTTATTCCCTCTCATCTAGAAAATGCCTTCTTTAGTGACTTGGATATGCTGATCGGTCAAATTGAAACTCACTGGCAACCAGCTGAGACCATTAGACTGCATGGCGATTGCCATCCAGGTAATATCTTATGGCGCGATGGTCCGCTGTTTGTCGATCTTGACGATTCGCGCAACGGCCCGGCAATTCAAGATCTATGGATGCTGCTCAACGGCGATCGTCAAGACAAACTGATGCAGCTCGACGTGTTATTGGAGGGCTATCAAGAATTCAGTGAACTGCCAAGCAGTCAATTGAAACTTATTGAACCATTGCGCGGTCTACGTATGGTGCACTACATGGCATGGCTCGCCAAACGATGGCACGATCCGGCTTTCCCGCTAGCGTTTCCTTGGTTTAATGATGCGAAATACTGGGAAGGTCAGGTACTTGGTTTTAAAGAGCAAATTGCCGCTCTTAACGAAAAGCCACTTTCATTGCAACCGCAGTGGTGA